The Arachis ipaensis cultivar K30076 chromosome B03, Araip1.1, whole genome shotgun sequence region TAAACATAGGTCATAACCTTAATTAAGAAGATTAGTGACTCATAGTGCAGagcaaaaataaggattcaaaataaTACAAAACTAACTAAGGGTCCCCATTCCAGAGTTCTCTGGACCCTTTATACTCTAACCTAAACAAAGcctaaatttcaaattcaaattaaatcaaaacaaaattaaattgtaTCTTTCCTAATTAATCTCAAACTAAAAGTGATTCTCCTTGTGATTAGAGCTTAAGCCTTGGTGAATTACTTCTTTAAAAATCATGGGCTTGCACTTAATCTTGGGCTTGAAAGTTAGCTCAGCAGCCCTTATTGTGCACATCCCAGGAAGTCTTTGGTGTGTGGAGGGCGTGAGGGACATGGCACGTTTACCTAATGGCTTGTCTCAGGTGTATGACAAGTGAAGTAAGTGACACGCCCTTGATGCACCCACTTGGATATCCCCTGGAGTAAAACCTAGTGTATGAGTAGGCATAAGAGATGTGACACGCTCTTTGGTGGAAGGGAGTGAAGGCGGGGCGTAAAAAATGTGCCACGCCTTCGCTGGTGCTGGGAACTGGCGTGCCTGGCATGATAGGCATGGGACGCCTTCGAAGGTTGCATGGGACTGGCATGTCTGGTGTGGCATGCCTTTGAAGGTTGCATGGGACTGGCATAAAGTAAGTGAGGGACGTTCCACACTTTCGAAGATGGAGAAGAGATGGCATgcgtggcgtggcacgccttcAATGGTGGAGAAAGGGCTAGCGTGAAGCAAGTGAGAGACGTGCCAAGATTTCGAAGATGGAGAAGAGATGGCGGGTGTGGCGTGGCACACTTTCGACGGTGGAAAAGGGGCTGCCTTGAGGCAAGTGAGGAAAGTGCTATGCCATCGATGCACTAACCTTGCTACCTCTATGGACTTTGACCCAGTGTGTGAGCTAGCGTGAAGCAAGTGTCACACCCTCTATGGAAGATTGTTGGGGCATGCATGACGTGAGGCAAGTGACACGCTATGCCTCTACTTGCTTCTTTCCTATCTATTAttcctttttctctgtttttccttctttttttagcTTGCTTATTCTTTGTTCTCCAATAATGTCCTGCAAAATATAAAACACAAGGTATTTAACGTATATTGACCAAAGTACAATAGATTTAGAGAGAAATCACTAACTTTATTAAGACAATTAACTTGAAAATCACTAAAAGATGctcatgagtcactaaacctcctcGTTGAAGGTTAGGAGCTCAGTTTGATTTTAGGATTAATAACGTAAGTGCTTTCTTTATCTTAATTTATCCTTCTTTACGTTTTCAagattgagttttgttcttcatcaaTGAGGCTTATAACTATTGAAAAATATTCTATATCTATCTTGGATTCTAATTTTatatttgaaaaaattaatttcagaaTTAGCTTAAAACTCATATTATAATCTTTCCTTATCTAGGGCTAGTtcgaatacgtgacatataattcggtTAGTGATAGTTTTTGAAGGTTGTGTGGCTTAAGAATCCCTTAACTAGACGTTGTCTGCCTCAATCCGTTAATCCTCATAGGAACAATATCCACTCATCGTGGTATTACTTAAACGATTCGATTTTCTTGTCAGTATCCGTAAGCTTTAATTTTCGTTCATCATGTAGTACTTTCTTGATTATATTGTTGAGGTTGGAATTGATTCAAGGTTTACACCTAGAGTATGATTTTTTAAGTGGTGAGACTTTTATACATTATGGTTTATTTGGAGGATATTGCAAAATATAATAAGTTCTTAACGAAAAAAATACTTAAAGTTATAATTGCTTCATGTTCTTAAAGTCGATGTCTCTAAGCTGAGTTCGACATAATTAATATAGAAATAGTGAGGAATTTTGTTAGGTGTATAAAAGTGTTCTTGTGTGTAGTAGTTTATCAAGCACTTTATAAGTTTTACAGATAGTAAAAAATATCTGCCATCTTAGTAGAGAAAATTGGACATAATAAAAAGATTATATCaaactagaaaaaaaaaatttaagttagttttctctcttttctaaaCTCTCTCTATATTTGATCgttattttatattaaaagtgGTTTAAAAAATATGGTTTCTTGCTGGGGTGGCAAGCGAGAAAGTCTGTCCCGTCTCGCCAAAAGTCCGCTTTNNNNNNNNNNNNNNNNNNNNNNNNNNNNNNNNNNNNNNNNNNNNNNNNNNNNNNNNNNNNNNNNNNNNNNNNNNNNNNNNNNNNNNNNNNNNNNNNNNNNNNNNNNNNNNNNNNNNNNNNNNNNNNNNNNNNNNNNNNNNNNNNNNNNNNNNNNNNNNNNNNNNNNNNNNNNNNNNNNNNNNNNNNNNNNNNNNNTTttccaaaatttctcttttttttttattattaactattaaataatatatataatttcacaattattttaataaatttataatttctaaaggcataaaaaaatttatttttatattcacaaacattaaagtctttgtaattataaatatttaataaatataattataaaccaagttttcatccaaaacatcgttataaatattgtctcaaaaaaaataaacataatctaaaacataattataaagattgtctccaaagcaaaataattataatacaaaacactcaattttcatcattTTCTTGTAAGTTGGATCGGGAGAAGTTAgattttggcaaaaaaaaataTCTCCTTGCCAAAAAAACACTAAGTCCGGCTGAGAAGTCCACCCCGCCTTGCCAAAATTCGTGGTACGGATTAGGCGATCCTAATTTTTCAGTCCAACCCGCCTTTTTTAACGGGTTACGCATGCTAGTCCGACGGGTTTAGACCCGTTTGCCACCTTTAGTTCCTTGTTAATAGTTATACTTCGCTCACAAACCTTTAAAAAAAGTATTAGTGTGTTactattttctcttttaatttaagTTATCAAATCCAAGTAGTATGAAAAATATTTAGCACATACATCACTTAAACGTTTTGAAGTTCGCTTATAAACTCATAAAAATAGAAGTACATTGTCTTTAAACAAAAATTTGTATTTGTTCTTTATACTCAATTCACCCCTCTTAAATATGTATGGTTGTACTTGTCGAGTAATAAAAGGTCTAATTATGATTATAATCTAGATGAGTAGTTAGGCCTATACTCCAAGAGTGAATTGTACATGCAAAATAAGACGACCATGCATAGCTTGAATGATTTTCCATTAGTTGTTTACTGGTTTTATTTGCGACTTGCATGGATTTTGTTTAAACaaaatgttatttaatttatttttaatatatatttcatattttaatatatatttcatatcaataattaattttaaaatataNNNNNNNNNNNNNNNNNNNNNNNNNNNNNNNNNNNNNNNNNNNNNNNNNNNNNNNNNNNNNNNNNNNNNNNNNNNNNNNNNNNNNNNNNNNNNNNNNNNNNNNNNNNNNNNNNNNNNNNNNNNNNNNAtgatattgtttttttttttttattacataTTAATACTTATAGATGTTCGTGTATTTTATAGTTAATTCATTGTAAATTAAAAACGTACTGATAAAAAAATGATTGTGAAATATGTTAATGGACAATAGACACCAACTATATATGTTCGAATATATTGACAGGGACATAAAATTCTTACATATCTAAAACTTTAATCCAAAGGCAAGAACCCATCACTTTCAGAAAAGCGGAGACATTGAGAAACGTAGAAAAAGATATAGAAGGAAGAACAATTAATTATCATCTATTTGGGGGAAAAATACCTAACTAAAAAAGAACTGGAATATCAGAATTTCAGGACGTGACTGCCACTCCTCCCAAGAATAAAATTGACATGAGAGGAGCAAAGAATGCCAAGCATGATTAAGGGTACGTTTTTGTTTCAATACttctttaaaaatttaaaattgagtaCTTTACAATAGATCAGAGATAAGTCAAGTTACtttttacatatttttataaatcgtttttcttttcaaaaatctaaaTAAAGTGATCATATTgacaaaataacaataaaatagaatacctgttttgaaaagaatatataaTTGAGTTTCGGCAGTAAAAGACTAAAAATAGTTTATGATGATCTAAATCTAAAAATCTCAAGCTGAAAAAGTGAAACTAGCTTACAATTACAAACATAAGCAACCAAGTTGGGTGGTCTAGTAAATATGTTAATTCATTagtctatttaaataaatattaaaatttaaattttatcttttACATACAATAATATGTtagttaataataaatttttaattagagttTAAATTTGcgtgaaaaaaccaaaaaaaaattaataaacataAACAATCTTTTAGTTTATGATTATAATTAGAAAATTANNNNNNNaaaggtaaaaaaaaaaaaaaaaatttaacgcACGCATGCTTCCTTTCATGAATGTAGTGGTAGTCTTTTTGAAATGTCTTGTGAACTCCAGtagcaaaatccaattcttacCCAACTACATTATTTGCATACGGAGTAGTATTGGAAGGTAATATCTAATATgatcaaaactaataaaatataacatATTTGGTGTTAAGGATAGAAAATTCTAGTACGCTACTAAGGCATTTCACATAAAAATATTGGTTAAATCCAAATATGCGTTGTACAGatttagaataataaaaatacctAAAGATGAGAAGaatatgtttaaatttaaattataatacatCAAATTTTATATCCTATTAACTAACTTGATTCTCGACGCAAAGAACCTTATGTGTGTTTAAATTGGAGTAGTATACTTGCAAATAGAGTGcgcagaagaaaaaaaaaattgattctagACAGTTTTCTATTAttgaaaatagaaattcaaaatagctttttgaaaaaatataattatctCGAACTAAAATCATTTCATAAATATCATAGTTTAATTTTGTGCTAGATGCCTAATAATAATATTTGATACTTGGATTTACAAATCTAACTCATTCTCTCATTATTTATATGTTTAGGAAGGGAAACAAATACGGTGTTGACATCGTGGAAACCGAAAAAAGGTAACCTCTACATTTGCCCATTTGTAATCTTTCTTTAATTGTCCCATTAAATCCTTAACATTATGAAATCATGTCGATGTTGTCCTGTTATTCGTAATTGTTAACGAAATATACGGTGAGataaaattgagacaattttaaaacgttaaaaatttattttctattttttattgagTAATGTTTTTgtcttatttaaattttaatattttaaaattatcttatttttattttattattaattttgttaagTGAANNNNNNNNNNNNNNNNNNNNNNNNNttaaataatataattttaaattgtaatatatattttttttacaggATGGTGGAGACCGTGGTGATGGAAGTTCCAGCTGGTGAGAACGATGGGAAGTGCAAGTGCGGTGCTAACTGCTCTTGCACCAACTGCACCTGTGGCCATTAAGTATAATGTAATTGCCAAATCTGTTTGGCAATAATATATATGTACTCTTTTACTAAATAAAACTGTGTGCTGTTGTCGTATTGCATATCTGTGTGAGTAAAATGCACTCTACGTATTTGAATCAAGTTTCGTTCACAGTGATAGCTATATAAcagccattttatggttacattTATGGACTATAATATGCATATCTCTTGCTAGTTGCTTCGTACCCTTAGCTTCATGTCTTTGTTATTATCATGAACATCAAATTTTATATATACACGTAAACTCCAACACCAACAATAAAATATTTATTCTATTAGATAGAGGAGGATGCTCTTGTAAAAAATGCGTAAAACGTCTTTTTATTATCAGACGTATTAATGAATcggttatttttaaatttcttaacaaactagaataaaatcgatctttttataacaataacaataaacccaattgttATTAGATCCGGTCGAATCGACCAATTTACATAACCTACTGAATCATggttttttttaaaaacaaaaatcaggaatatatttatctttttataaaaaaaattaaacataattcGATTTAGATTGTGTAAATTAATCGGATCAAATtggatctaataattataatgcggacaattaaatttattattgttgctataataaacaGATTTTATTCTGATTTATTAAAGAATAAATTATTAACCAATTTAATAAAGATGTCTAATAATAATATGAAACAtataaacatttaaaaaaattatttttagtatctTTATCAAAATAATCTCCTAATAAAATCCGTTACACATAGAATCAAACACCATCACTTTTATGTCTTATTACGTAGAGTACACagataaaaaaaatacagaaaagagtttgagaaaaaCAAAACTATATATACATCAAAATTCGTAAATATCAAAGGccattataaaaattatttccGATGATGCCCTAGGTCTTACGCACCCATTACCAATGACACGACATTTTTGTCAATAAAAAACAATatttagaatatattttaatatttaaaaatcttTGTGTATACTTTTGTCcatctcaaatttttttatatgcatCTTTGTCTATTTATTCTATTATGTATCATGTCTCTATTGAAGTCTTTCATGCAtattgttagaaacaagagactgagagaataaTATGTAAAGTCTATTATTGAGTTGTGATGtgaggtacaatatacaaggggtatttataggtgctaaatgaatcatagaaataaagacatagaatcctacaattaatgtacagatatgctatataaatatagacgatgctaattgatctaaattgatttatattgattctctaacatcccccctcaaactcaagtgggagctaaggataccaacttgagtttggataacaaagtccgaaaacgagtcgggtgatgagctttcgtgaagatatcagcagtctgatccagtgacccaacagcaatgagacgaacagcatcaataaggatacgtttccgaacaaagtgacaatcaatctcaatgtgtttggtgcgttcataaaacacatcattatgggcaatctgaatagcactgcggttatcacaaaaaacatcagtaggggacgactgaggagcaccaagatcttcgagaagccaacgaaccgagataacctcagcagtggtgtcaTCAAGGGCACAgtactcagcttctgtgcttgagcgagcagtgaacgtttgcttcttagcacgccaagagatgagagcgtcgccaagaaacaaacagtaaccagtagtagaacgacgatcagtgggatcaccagcccaatcagcatcagaGTATGCCTGAAGGGTCAAAGgggaatgggcagaaaaatataggccatgaaatagagtgcctttgacataccgaagaatgcgaagaactgccgcatagtgagtagtacgaggagctgacaagaactggctgaggacatgaactggataggcaatgtctggtcgggtgacagtcaagtagacgagacctCCAACTAACTAGCGATAAAGTGTCGGATTATCCAAAAtagtgccatccataggggtaaatcgaacattaggctcaagaggagtagactcagtgcgactatttgtaatcccagcgcgagcaagaagatctgcagcatacttagcctgagagagataAATGCCATCATCTgtggagatgacctcgagaccaagaaaatagctgagagaaccaagatccttcatctcaaaggtacggtgaagtgaggcattgagatcagagataccttcaacatcatctccagtaatgatcatgtcatcaacatacaaaagtagaagaacaactccacgttcgcttttacgaatgaaaagcgcattctcatgaggactagaaataaaaccaagactgcatatggtagtgctgaacttgtcaaaccattcatgAGAAGCTTGCTTGagtccataaagtgccttgcgaaggagacaaaccttaCTGGAAGGATAAGGATATCCtggaggtggtttcatatagactttctttttcaaatccccattaagaaatgcattcttcacatccatctgactgagagaccatctCTTAACCGCAGCAATGGCAAGGAGAGCTCTAACAGANNNNNNNNNNNNNNNNNNNNNNNNNNNNNNNNNNNNNNNNNNNNNNNNNNNNNNNNNNNNNNNNNNNNNNNNNNNNNNNNNNNNNNNNNNNNNNNNNNNNNNNNNNNNNNNNNNNNAGATCAACATTTGGGTTAGTAAAAAACGGTGACGGAGTAGAAGGAATGGACTCAAAAGAGGAAAAACTAGAgaacatgtgatgctcccagaagacaacatgacgagatatacgaatacggCGAGAAataggatcccaacaacgataacccttatGTTTAGAGgcataaccaagaaaacaacacatgcgagcccgaggttcaagcttattatgttcatgaggctgaagaaggacaaaACAGACACAACCAAAAACACGGAGAGAACTGTAATCGGGAGAAGTACGATAAAGATGCTCAAAGGGAGTAGtgttaccaagaacagaagaagggagtctattgatagCATGAACAGCAGTGAGGACAGCTTCACCCCAAGCACGCTCAGGACAGGAAGAGGAAATAAGCATCGCACGGACAGAGTCAAGAATATGACGGTGTTTACGCTCAGCTCTGCCATTTTGTTGAGAGGTACCAAGACAagaaaactcggacaaagtaccctgttcagcgagaaaatttaaaagtttggagtcacgatattccatagcattatcacgtctGAAAATTTTAATGACCTTTGAAAACTGAGTTCGAACcatagtggcaaagttaatataaatctgaggcAAATCGCaacgattagtcatcaaatagacccaagtaaaacgggaataatcatcaataaagagGACAAAATATCAAGCCCCTCCCATAGAAGCGGTGGGAGTGGGTCCCCAAACCTCAGAATGaataagatcaaaaggagagcatgcAATAGAGGAATTATTATTAAATGATAAGGCAGGTTGTTTTGCAGTGCGACAAGAAATGCAATCTAAAGACTCATTTTGAACTTGACCTAAAACACCCGTAGATATAAGAGGATGTAATTTGCCTAAGGAGCTATGGGCAAGACGACGGTGCCACAAGTGAAGAGTAGATGGAGAGGAAGCAGCACAGAGGTTTGTAGAGGGAACATGAAGGTTCTCGAGCTCAAATAAGCGTCCAACCTTACATCCAGTCCCGATGATCTTTCCCGTCCGACGATCCTGCACACGACATCCAGAATTTGAAAAAATGACATCAAAACCAAGTTCAACAAGCTGACCGACAGAGAtaagattaaaatttaattttggaaTAAAATAAGCATCAGAGAGATGAATATTGGACTGTGAAATAACCCCGTGATGTGTTGCATGCAAGAGGGAACCATTAGCAGTGTTAACAGAGTAGTCATCAGTAAGTGCCATCAGAAATTGGATGAGACGTGTCCGGTTCCGATAATCCTCATATGCCTTAGCATTAGTGGGATCTTTAAGAACAGGCTCACAGGAGGTCAACTGATCCCAAATAATCTCCATCTGAGCAAGAAAATCAAAAACTGCTTGGCCGCGTTCTTGCTTAAGGCTATGGAGTTCCTTAAGCAGTTGGTACTGATGAGAGAGATCAGAGATAGTGTAACGTTTCGCCAAATGATCCCATACCTCTTTAGCAGTTTCAAAACGCCCAAACTGTAAATGAATGCCAGGAGTAGAAGTGTTGCGGAACCAGGTGATAATCTGATGATTTTTACTATCCCAATCTTCTAATTTCTCTGCATAGTCCTTCTCCTTCTCAGCATCCTCCTTGGATTTGGAGGCACCATCTTTGGATACAGTTGGCTTAACATGACAAGCAATATCACCAGTCACATATCGCCATAATTTCCTCCCTTTAAGAAATTCTCGCATGGCTTCAACCCAATGTGCATAGTTGGAGCCATTAAGAATAACATGGATAGGCTGAACGACATCCGGTTTTTCCATAGTAATAGAAGAAATagcaaaaggaagaagaaaactgCAAATTCGGGGCAGAAAATGAGAAAACAGAGCGCGGAATcagaaagagctcaccaaaaaatctTAGGGAGGG contains the following coding sequences:
- the LOC110270086 gene encoding metallothionein-like protein type 3 — translated: MLPFMNVVVVFLKCLVNSSSKIQFLPNYIICIRSSIGRKGNKYGVDIVETEKRMVETVVMEVPAGENDGKCKCGANCSCTNCTCGH